The Nitrospinota bacterium region CTCACAAATGAAGACATCGTTTTCAGCAACCACCGCTGTCACAGTCACTATCTGGCTAAAGGTGGAAATTTGGATGCCATGATTGCAGAACTTTACGGCAAAAGCACCGGTTGCGTAAAAGGCTTGGGAGGTTCCATGCATCTCATGGATGAAAAAGTCGGGATGCTCGGG contains the following coding sequences:
- a CDS encoding thiamine pyrophosphate-dependent enzyme: MINHQWAEKAYTYLIKVRKTEEAIASEYKNQEMRCPVHLSIGQEAVAVGVSMCLTNEDIVFSNHRCHSHYLAKGGNLDAMIAELYGKSTGCVKGLGGSMHLMDEKVGMLG